From Primulina tabacum isolate GXHZ01 chromosome 2, ASM2559414v2, whole genome shotgun sequence, one genomic window encodes:
- the LOC142527487 gene encoding LOW QUALITY PROTEIN: ABC transporter G family member 22-like (The sequence of the model RefSeq protein was modified relative to this genomic sequence to represent the inferred CDS: deleted 1 base in 1 codon) translates to MAMEKTNSTVGLLRTKSDQLVEAMAAALAPMKSAFSSSEAALQGVAVPASGGGSEGGGNLSRKSSRSFLAASPGRSGGSTGKNTHIRKSRSAQMKIEMEDLSSGAALSRASSASLGFSFSFTGFTVPPDDIDDLKPFSDDETPEDLEAGRRRKKFHASPTLPIFLKFTDVTYKLVLKGIASTVEKDILNGITGSVVPGEVLALMGPSGSGKTTLLSLLGGRVTEHSIGGSITYNDQPYSKSLKSRIGFVTQDDVLFPNLTVRETLTYAARLRLPRTLTKEEKDKRAMDVILELGLERCQDTIIGGSFVRGVSGGERKRVCIGNEIIINPSLLFLDEPTSGLDSTTASRIIETLNDIAEAGKTVITTIHQPSSRLFLKFDKLILLGKGSLLYFGKASEAMTYFSTIGCSPLIAMNPAEFMLDLASGNVTDISIPSELKDKVQMGNIKAETKGGKIDPAVIHEYLVEAYEARVAAHEKENIMEPVSMDEEMKSKLSSSKREYGASWCEQYSILFWRGLKERKNDYFSWLRITQVLATATILGLLWWQSGSDNPKELQDQAGLLFFIAVFWGFFPVFTAIFTFPQERAMLSKERAADMYRLSAYFVARTTSDFPLDLLLPVLFLLVVYFMAGLKMNAGSFFLTMVTVFLCIIAAQGLGLAIGATLLDMKRATTLASVTVMTFMLAGGFFVQNVPVFISWLRYLSFNYHTYKLLLKVQYQHISHSINGIRIDSGYEEVGVLLAMVFGYRLLAYLSLRRMTVHPGA, encoded by the exons ATGGCGATGGAGAAAACAAACTCCACAGTCGGTCTTCTACGAACAAAATCCGATCAACTAGTTGAGGCGATGGCAGCGGCGCTGGCTCCAATGAAGTCTGCGTTTTCGTCTAGCGAGGCAGCG CTACAGGGAGTTGCGGTGCCGGCGTCTGGAGGTGGTTCAGAGGGTGGTGGCAATCTGTCAAGAAAGTCAAGCAGGAGTTTCCTGGCAGCTTCACCTGGGCGAAGCGGCGGAAGTACTGGGAAGAACACACACATTCGGAAGTCGAGAAGTGCACAGATGAAAATCGAAATGGAAGATTTGAGCAGCGGCGCCGCCTTGAGCAGAGCTTCCAGCGCTAGCTTAGGCTTCTCTTTCTCCTTCACTGGCTTTACCGTTCCACCAGATGATATTGATGATTTGAAGCCATTCAGCGACGATGAAACTC CTGAAGATCTTGAGGCAGGCAGGCGTAGGAAGAAATTTCACGCAAGTCCCACATTACCAATCTTCCTCAAG TTCACGGATGTAACATACAAGTTGGTTCTCAAAGGAATAGCTTCAACGGTGGAGAAGGACATTTTAAATGGAATCACAGGCTCAGTTGTTCCGGGGGAAGTTTTAGCATTGATGGGACCATCTGGAAGCGGGAAGACGACACTGCTGAGTCTACTCGGAGGGCGAGTGACAGAGCACTCAATCGGCGGTTCAATAACTTACAACGATCAACCATATTCGAAATCACTAAAAAGCAG GATTGGGTTCGTGACACAAGACGACGTTCTATTCCCCAACCTTACGGTAAGAGAAACACTTACATACGCGGCTCGACTACGACTTCCAAGGACATTAACAAAAGAGGAAAAGGATAAACGAGCAATGGATGTTATACTCGAGCTGGGACTTGAGAG GTGTCAAGACACAATAATTGGTGGCTCCTTCGTTAGGGGTGTTTCAGGTGGGGAACGGAAACGCGTGTGCATTGGAAACGAGATAATAATAAACCCATCACTGTTGTTCCTTGATGAACCTACTTCTGGCCTGGATTCTACCACGGCTTCAAGGATAATCGAGACCTTAAATGACATAGCAGAG GCTGGAAAAACAGTAATTACCACAATCCATCAGCCGTCAAGCCGACTTTTCCttaaatttgataagttgatttTACTTGGTAAAGGGAGCTTGCTTTATTTCGGAAAGGCATCAGAAGCAATGACTTACTTTTCTACTATAGGATGTTCCCCCCTTATAGCAATGAACCCTGCAGAATTCATGCTTGACCTAGCAAGTGGAAATGTAACAGATATTTCCATCCCATCAGAATTGAAAGACAAGGTGCAAATGGGAAACATCAAAGCAGAAACAAAGGGTGGAAAGATTGACCCTGCAGTTATACATGag TATCTCGTGGAGGCCTATGAGGCACGAGTTGCTGCGCATGAGAAGGAAAATATTATGGAGCCAGTATCTATGGACGAAGAAATGAAGTCTAAACTAAGTTCTTCCAAGAGAGAATATGGAGCAAGCTGGTGTGAACAATATTCCATATTATTTTGGAGAGGACTTAAAGAACGGAAGAATGACTATTTCAGCTGGTTGAGGATTACTCAAGTTCTTGCAACAGCAACTATTTTGGGATTGTTGTGGTGGCAATCTGGAAGTGATAATCCCAAAGAACTTCAAGATCAG GCAGGATTACTGTTCTTCATAGCTGTTTTCTGGGGTTTTTTCCCAGTCTTCACTGCCATATTTACGTTTCCTCAGGAAAGAGCCATGCTAAGCAAGGAGCGAGCAGCTGACATGTATAGGTTAAGCGCATATTTTGTGGCTAGAACCACAAGTGATTTTCCACTAGACCTATTGCTGCCAGTACTTTTTCTTCTTGTGGTATATTTTATGGCAGGCCTAAAAATGAATGCCGGCTCCTTCTTCCTCACAATGGTGACAGTTTTTCTTTGCATTATAGCAGCTCAG GGACTTGGACTAGCCATCGGAGCTACACTATTGGATATGAAAAGGGCAACAACCCTGGCCTCAGTCACTGTGATGACCTTCATGTTGGCTGGGGGATTCTTTGTGCAG aatgTCCCGGTGTTCATATCATGGCTTCGTTATCTCTCCTTTAACTATCACACGTACAAGCTTCTACTCAAAGTGCAATACCAACATATCAGTCACTCAATTAATGGGATCAGAATAGACAGTGGTTATGAGGAAGTTGGAGTTCTGCTAGCCATGGTCTTTGGCTACCGACTCCTAGCATACTTATCTTTGAGAAGAATGACGGTCCATCCAGGAGCTTAG
- the LOC142527495 gene encoding prolycopene isomerase, chloroplastic-like, with product MDILSFGHPISQSSISQWRTKSVFRREPENQKHRIVCFDSLKRQNFNDYQFLDPGFVVGRAKRGKRSNRYRLKSVIDAEKTVESEGRKTEGDLKSYYYDAIVIGSGIGGLVAATQLAVRGAKVLVLEKYVIPGGSSGFYQRDGFTFDVGSSVMFGFSDKGNLNLITQALEAVGCRMQSIPDPTTVHFHLPNGFSIQVHRHYSEFISELVAKFPHEEEGILKFYGECWKIFNALNSLELKSLEEPIYLFGQFFKKPLECLTLAYYLPQNTGDIARKYIKDPELLSFIDTECFIVSTVNAKRTPMINASMVLCDRHFGGINYPVGGIGEIAKTLAKGLINHGSDIIYRANTTNIVIENGQAVGVKLSDGREFYAKTIISNATRWDTFEKLLKKEVLPKEEEQFRKAYVKAPSFLSIHLGVKAEVLPPNTDCHHFVLEDDWKYLEDPYGSIFLSIPTALDSSLAPEGKHILHIFTTSSIEDWEGLSRTDYETKKELVAEKIISRLEKKLFPALQSSIVFKKVGTPKTHRRYLARDSGTYGPMPRNTPKGLLGMPFNTTAIKGLYCVGDSCFPGQGVISVAFSGVMCAHRVAADLGFEKKNAVLDAALLRLLGWLRTLA from the exons ATGGACATCCTAAGTTTTGGGCATCCCATATCCCAGTCGTCCATCAGTCAATGGAGGACTAAATCTGTTTTCAGACGAGAGCCCGAGAATCAAAAGCATCGAATTGTTTGTTTTGATTCTTTAAAACGGCAAAATTTCAACGACTACCAGTTTCTTGATCCGGGATTTGTCGTTGGCAGGGCTAAACGTGGAAAAAGAAGCAATCGTTACAGGTTGAAATCAGTGATTGATGCAGAAAAAACGGTGGAAAGTGAGGGTCGAAAGACAGAAGGTGATTTGAAAAGTTATTACTATGATGCCATCGTTATAGGTTCTGGGATTGGAGGATTGGTGGCGGCAACGCAGCTGGCAGTGAGAGGGGCCAAGGTGTTGGTTCTGGAGAAGTATGTGATCCCAGGAGGAAGCTCTGGGTTTTACCAAAGGGATGGATTCACATTTGATGTTGGATCATCTGTTATGTTCGGTTTCAGCGATAAG GGAAATCTAAATTTGATTACGCAAGCACTAGAAGCAGTTGGATGTAGGATGCAATCCATACCAGACCCAACAACGGTTCATTTTCATTTACCTAATGGTTTTTCTATCCAAGTGCATAGGCATTATAGTGAATTTATCTCAGAACTTGTCGCTAAATTTCCCCACGAGGAAGAAGGAATTCTCAAATTCTATGGCGAATGCTGGAAG ATCTTTAATGCCTTGAACTCGCTGGAGTTGAAATCCTTAGAGGAGCCTATCTATCTGTTTGGACAATTTTTCAAGAAGCCTCTTGAATGCTTGACTCTGG CCTACTATCTGCCTCAGAACACAGGTGATATAGCTCGGAAGTATATTAAGGATCCTGAATTGCTCTCCTTTATTGATACTGAG TGTTTTATAGTGAGCACAGTCAATGCTAAACGAACACCTATGATCAATGCAAgcatg GTTTTATGTGATAGACATTTTGGGGGAATTAACTATCCTGTTGGTGGAATTGGGGAAATCGCAAAGACATTGGCAAAAGGTTTGATTAATCACGGGAGCGATATAATCTACAGGGCAAACACAACCAACATTGTGATCGAAAATGGACAAGCA GTTGGGGTTAAGTTATCCGATGGAAGGGAATTCTATGCTAaaaccataatttcaaatgccACTAGATGGGATACATTTG aaaagCTCTTGAAAAAGGAGGTTTTGCCCAAAGAAGAAGAACAATTTCGAAAGGCCTATGTTAAAGCACCATCTTTTCTCTCTATTCACTTGGGGGTTAAAGCGGAAGTTTTGCCACCAAATACAGATTGCCACCATTTTGTCCTCGAG GATGATTGGAAATATTTAGAAGATCCTTATGGAAGTATATTCTTGAGCATTCCAACAGCTCTTGACTCGTCATTAGCTCCAGAAGGAAAGCACATCCTTCACATTTTTACAACTTCTTCCATTGAGGACTGGGAG GGTCTCTCTCGAACAGATTATGAAACCAAGAAGGAACTTGTGGCAGAAAAGATAATTAGCAGGCTTGAGAAGAAATTATTCCCTGCACTTCAGTCATCTATTGTTTTCAAGAAG GTGGGGACCCCAAAGACACATAGGCGGTACCTGGCTCGTGATAGTGGTACCTACGGCCCCATGCCCCGCAATACCCCAAAAGGCTTATTAGGAATGCCGTTCAATACAACT GCTATAAAGGGCTTGTATTGTGTGGGAGACAGTTGCTTTCCAGGGCAAGGTGTTATATCTGTTGCCTTTTCAGGAGTTATGTGTGCACACAGAGTAGCGGCTGATTTAG gttttgaaaagaaaaatgctGTTCTCGATGCTGCTCTTCTTCGGCTACTTGGTTGGTTGAGAACTCTGGCATAA
- the LOC142527503 gene encoding calcium-transporting ATPase, endoplasmic reticulum-type, protein MEETFDEKAFKAWSWSVEQCLKEYKVKLEKGLSTSEVENRRERYGLNELTKEKGKPLWRLVLEQFDDMLVKILLVAAFISFVLAYLHGIENGESGFEAYVEPFVIVLILILNAIVGVWQEGNAEKALEALKKMQCDSGKALRDGYLVPDLPARELVPGDIVELRVGDKVPADMRVAVLMTSTLRVEQSSLTGEAMPVMKGTNPIFLDDCELQDKENIVFAGTTVVNGSCMCIVVNIGMCTEIGKIQAQIHEASLEENETPLKKKLDEFGNRLTIAIGLICLMVWIINYKYFLTWEVVDGWPLNFQFSFDKCTYYFKIAIALAVAAIPEGLPAVITTCLALGTRKMAQRNAIVRKLPSVETLGCTTVICSDKTGTLTTNQMSVTEFVTLGQDGTTSRIFRVEGTTYDPNDGGIVDWKCCDMDANLQAVAEICAVCNDAGIFCDGRLFKATGLPTEAALKVLVEKMGIPESNARNKIRKAKHLSSYLIDYNTVKLVCCEWWNKRSKKVATLEFDRVRKSMSVIVREPSGQNRLLVKGAVESILERSSHVQLADGSIIPIDDPCKQLLLLRHLDMSSKGLRCLGLAYKEEPEELSDYYADNHPAHKKLLDHSSYSVIESGLIFVGVVGLRDPPRGEVHKAIDDCRGAGIKVMVITGDNKSTAEAICREIQLFSEDEDIQGKSFTSKEFMSLSHSQQLDILSKPGGKVFSRAEPKHKQDIVRMLKDMGEVVAMTGDGVNDAPALKLADIGIAMGITGTEVAKEASDMVLADDNFSSIVSAIAEGRSIYNNMKAFIRYMISSNVGEVVSIFFASALGLPECMIPVQLLWVNLVTDGPPATALGFNPADVDIMQKPPRKSDDALINTWVFFRYMVIGSYVGIATVGVFILWYTQASFLGINLVEDGHTLIELSQLRHWGECSSWSNFTASPYTVVGGRLITFSNPCDYFSIGKVKAMTLSLSVLVAIEMFNSLNALSEDNSLIRMPPWRNPWLLLAMVVSLCLHCLILYVPILANVFGIVPLSLNEWLLVLLVSAPVVLIDEVLKFVGRRRRRSSLVTKSKKT, encoded by the exons ATGGAGGAAACTTTTGATGAAAAAGCATTCAAGGCATGGTCATGGTCTGTTGAGCAATGTTTGAAAGAGTACAAAGTGAAACTTGAAAAGGGTCTAAGTACCAGCGAGGTGGAGAACAGGCGAGAGCGATACGGTTTGAATGAACTTACGAAAGAGAAAGGAAAACCCCTTTGGAGACTCGTTCTCGAACAATTCGACGATATGCTTGTGAAGATACTCTTAGTCGCAGCCTTCATTTCATTTGTTCTGGCTTACTTGCATGGAATTGAGAACGGCGAGTCGGGGTTCGAAGCATATGTAGAACCTTTTGTGATAGTCTTGATATTGATCCTTAATGCTATTGTTGGTGTTTGGCAAGAGGGTAATGCCGAAAAAGCGCTtgaagctttaaaaaaaatgcaatgTGATTCTGGAAAGGCATTAAGAGATGGATATTTGGTGCCAGATCTACCCGCACGTGAACTTGTACCAGGAGATATTGTAGAATTACGAGTTGGGGATAAAGTTCCGGCGGACATGCGAGTTGCCGTTTTGATGACATCGACCTTACGAGTCGAGCAGAGTTCACTGACTGGTGAGGCAATGCCGGTGATGAAAGGAACCAATCCCATATTCTTGGATGATTGTGAGTTGCAGGACAAAGAAAACATAGTTTTTGCTGGAACCACAGTTGTTAATGGTAGTTGCATGTGCATAGTTGTGAACATTGGAATGTGTACCGAAATCGGCAAGATACAGGCACAAATACATGAGGCATCGTTGGAAGAAAATGAGACCCCTTTGAAAAAGAAGCTAGATGAATTTGGTAATAGGCTTACTATTGCAATTGGCCTTATTTGTCTCATGGTGTGGATAATAAattacaaatattttctcaCATGGGAGGTCGTGGATGGATGGCCTCTTAATTTCCAGTTCTCTTTTGACAAATGCACATATTATTTTAAGATAGCAATCGCCCTGGCAGTTGCTGCCATCCCCGAAGGTCTTCCTGCTGTTATTACCACCTGCTTAGCACTTGGTACTAGAAAAATGGCCCAAAGGAATGCTATAGTACGGAAGCTTCCAAGTGTCGAGACCTTAGGATGTACAACTGTTATTTGTTCAGATAAAACTGGTACCTTGACTACGAACCAGATGTCTGTGACAGAATTTGTTACATTGGGACAAGATGGTACAACATCAAGAATTTTCCGCGTTGAAGGTACAACTTACGATCCCAACGATGGAGGAATAGTTGACTGGAAATGCTGTGATATGGATGCCAATTTGCAAGCTGTAGCTGAAATTTGTGCAGTTTGCAATGATGCTGGAATATTTTGTGATGGTCGTTTATTCAAAGCGACTGGATTGCCAACTGAAGCAGCTCTTAAGGTTTTAGTTGAAAAAATGGGAATTCCAGAGAGCAACGCAAGGAACAAGATCCGTAAGGCGAAACATTTGTCGAGCTATTTGATTGATTACAACACAGTTAAACTAG TGTGTTGCGAGTGGTGGAACAAAAGATCGAAAAAAGTTGCTACACTTGAATTTGATCGTGTCCGTAAATCAATGAGCGTTATCGTCCGTGAGCCTAGCGGGCAAAACCGACTCCTTGTCAAG GGTGCGGTTGAGAGTATTTTGGAGCGTAGTTCCCATGTCCAACTTGCTGATGGATCTATCATCCCCATCGACGATCCCTGTAAGCAACTGCTTCTATTGAGACACCTGGACATGAGTTCAAAGGGTCTGCGATGCTTAGGTTTGGCTTATAAAGAAGAACCGGAGGAACTTTCAGACTATTATGCTGATAATCACCCAGCCCACAAAAAGTTACTTGATCATTCCTCCTACTCTGTTATAGAAAGTGGACTAATTTTTGTAGGGGTAGTCGGCCTAAGG GACCCTCCTCGTGGGGAAGTTCACAAAGCAATTGACGATTGCCGAGGAGCAGGAATTAAAGTCATGGTGATCACTGGAGACAATAAGTCCACAGCTGAGGCTATTTGTCGGGAAATTCAGTTGTTTTCTGAGGATGAGGATATTCAAGGAAAAAGCTTCACCAGCAAAGAGTTCATGTCCCTTTCTCACTCACAACAACTTGATATTTTGTCAAAACCGGGCGGCAAGGTTTTTTCTCGAGCCGAGCCTAAGCATAAGCAAGACATTGTGAGGATGCTAAAAGACATGGGAGAAGTTGTCGCAATGACTGGGGATGGTGTCAATGATGCACCTGCACTGAAACTTGCTGATATTGGAATCGCAATGGGAATTACTGGAACTGAG GTTGCCAAGGAAGCTTCAGATATGGTTTTGGCTGATGATAACTTTAGTTCTATCGTGTCAGCGATTGCAGAGGGTCGTTCAATCTATAATAACATGAAAGCTTTTATAAG GTATATGATCTCATCTAATGTTGGAGAGGTCGTATCCATATTTTTCGCTTCTGCTCTTGGATTACCAGAATGCATGATACCTGTGCAACTACTGTGGGTGAATTTGGTTACAGATGGCCCACCTGCCACGGCCCTCGGATTCAACCCTGCTGATGTTGATATAATGCAAAAACCACCCCGGAAAAGCGATGATGCTCTTATCAATACTTGGGTTTTCTTCCGTTATATG GTGATTGGTTCATACGTTGGCATCGCTACCGTGGGAGTATTCATCTTGTGGTACACTCAGGCTTCATTCCTAGGGATAAATTTAGTTGAAGATGGGCACACGCTAATCGAACTATCTCAACTTCGCCACTGGGGAGAATGCTCTTCTTGGTCAAATTTTACAGCTTCCCCATACACTGTTGTTGGTGGCCGTTTGATAACGTTTTCAAATCCTTGCGATTACTTTTCCATTGGGAAGGTTAAGGCAATGACACTGTCCCTCTCTGTTTTGGTTGCCATTGAAATGTTTAATTCTCTGAACGCTCTCTCAGAAGACAACAGTTTGATCCGGATGCCGCCATGGAGGAATCCTTGGCTTCTTTTGGCCATGGTGGTCTCTCTTTGCCTTCATTGTTTGATACTTTATGTACCAATTCTTGCAAATGTGTTCGGCATCGTTCCATTGAGTTTAAACGAATGGCTGCTGGTACTCTTGGTTTCAGCTCCTGTTGTTCTTATAGACGAAGTGCTTAAATTCGTGGGGAGGAGAAGGAGAAGATCATCGTTGGTTACCAAATCAAAGAAAACATGA